A DNA window from Hordeum vulgare subsp. vulgare chromosome 1H, MorexV3_pseudomolecules_assembly, whole genome shotgun sequence contains the following coding sequences:
- the LOC123410009 gene encoding protein SEEDLING PLASTID DEVELOPMENT 1: MLKVLNPTPIRLRPACRASSSAGCARAARRGGPPRRAVPQQQPPVRRPSGDRCVPWRGAAPSGPASPSVSPAVATPAPEARAGARGEMEAFLEVVPARMRRELALHPEVWDLVEVVMDLGRRPLARFPSGDWVISDQPVTADDLRQAVSKVGNFSEDNRSGINHSLHRISAIRNRKAHIIGLTCRVGRAISGSAEMIRDLVVGGGSILVIGPPGVGKTTLIREIARILADEGNKRVIIVDTSNEIGGDGDVPHSGIGRSRRMQVPKVTMQHNVMIEAVENHMPEVIVIDEIGTELEAMAASTIAQRGVQLVGTAHGVTIDSIIKNPCLQMLVGGIESVTLGDEEAKKRKVQKTILERKGPPTFSCAVEMVSKTECRVHYKLESTVDAILAGKPPKFEARMMNSKAAESGGSLVISERVSESEHLPAYQEDLVTRAVTPEDKFADDFGSSRQTNNSIPSGDNVNGDFGYAKKTKGKTYVAGRPPVRVYTYQVSEADILQVATVMGFEDELDITDDIEAANVILASSSEMKQNPWIRNVAKYHKLPIFVVKTNTMAQIVKAVKMIVGRDKLNAPSRKQPKVLEGEIEIEDDAPKRKPSLEEIDALEEARLAIEYIVIPGGEPVELLPRCSEIVARQLELVESYQLLAETFGTDPNSRLQILPVKIAKKTSGQGAQGQTSTKKNGSDLIVSENGGGFSFSRLPFLPK; the protein is encoded by the exons ATGCTCAAGGTGCTGAACCCCACCCCGATCCGGCTCCGCCCGGCGTGCCGCGCATCCTCCTCGGCGGGGTGCGCGCGCGCGGCGCGGCGCGGTGGGCCGCCGCGGCGGGCGGTCCCGCAGCAGCAGCCGCCCGTGCGCCGGCCGTCCGGCGACCGGTGCGTGCCGTGGCGCGGCGCGGCGCCCTCGGGCCCCGCCTCGCCGTCCGTGTCCCCGGCAGTCGCCACCCCGGCGCCCGAGGCGCGGGCCGGGGCCAGGGGTGAGATGGAGGCGTTCCTCGAGGTGGTGCCGGCGAGGATGCGGCGGGAGCTCGCGCTGCACCCGGAGGTCTGGGACCTGGTGGAGGTCGTCATGGACCTCGGCCGCCGCCCGCTCGCGCGGTTCCCCTCCGGGGACTGGGTCATCTCCGACCAGCCCGTCACCGCCGACGACCTCCGCCAGGCCGTCTCCAAG GTGGGCAATTTCTCCGAGGACAACCGATCCGGGATCAACCACTCGTTGCACCGGATCAGCGCCATCCGGAACCGCAAGGCTCACATAATTGGCCTCACTTGCCGTGTCGGACGGGCTATATCGGGCAGCGCGGAGATGATCCGTGATCTGGTGGTGGGAGGCGGCTCCATATTGGTGATTGGACCCCCTGGAGTAGGGAAGACCACTCTGATCAG GGAAATAGCTAGAATCCTGGCAGATGAGGGTAACAAACGTGTGATCATAGTGGACACATCTAATGAAATAGGAGGTGATGGGGATGTACCTCACTCCGGCATTGGGCGCTCTAGGAGAATGCAAGTTCCTAAAGTTACGATGCAGCATAAC gtgatgATTGAGGCTGTTGAAAATCACATGCCGGAAGTTATTGTGATCGATGAGATTGGTACAGAACTTGAAGCAATGGCAGCCAGCACCATTGCTCAAAGAGGCGTTCAACTTGTTGGAACTGCTCATGGGGTGACAATTGACAGCATAATTAAGAACCCTTGCTTGCAAATGCTTGTTGGTGGGATTGAG AGTGTGACTCTTGGAGATGAAGAGGCAAAGAAGCGGAAAGTTCAAAAAACAATTCTTGAGAGAAAAGGGCCCCCAACATTTTCATGTGCTGTTGAGATGGTATCTAAGACTGAATGTCGAGTGCACTACAAGTTAGAATCTACAGTTGATGCTATTCTTGCAG GGAAGCCTCCTAAGTTTGAAGCTCGCATGATGAATAGCAAGGCCGCCGAGTCAGGAGGATCTTTGGTGATATCTGAAAGAGTGTCTGAATCAGAACACTTACCTGCGTATCAGGAAGATCTGGTCACCAGGGCGGTCACACCAGAAGATAAATTCGCCGATGATTTTGGTTCCTCCAGGCAAACAAACAACAGCATCCCATCAGGCGATAATGTCAATGGTGATTTTGGTtatgcaaagaaaacaaaaggcaAAACATATGTGGCTGGAAGGCCTCCAGTACGTGTTTACACTTACCAG GTTTCAGAAGCTGATATCTTGCAAGTAGCAACAGTGATGGGTTTTGAGGATGAATTAGACATAACAGATGACATTGAGGCGGCCAATGTGATTCTCGCGTCAAGTTCTGAAATGAAGCAGAATCCATGGATTCGTAATGTTGCCAAGTACCACAAGCTTCCGATATTTGTTGTTAAG ACAAATACGATGGCTCAGATAGTAAAGGCTGTCAAAATGATTGTTGGAAGAGATAAGCTTAATGCACCATCACGCAAGCAACCTAAAGTTTTGGAAGGAGAGATAGAGATTGAAGATGATGCTCCGAAACGGAAGCCATCATTGGAGGAAATTGATGCATTGGAG GAGGCCCGGCTGGCAATTGAATACATTGTAATCCCGGGCGGGGAGCCCGTCGAACTCCTCCCAAGGTGTTCAGAAATTGTTGCTCGTCAGCTGGAGCTCGTTGAGAGCTACCAGCTCCTTGCCGAGACCTTCGGAACCGACCCCAATTCAAGGCTGCAGATTCTTCCAGTGAAAATAGCAAAGAAGACCTCAGGCCAGGGCGCTCAGGGGCAGACGTCCACCAAGAAGAACGGCTCGGACCTGATCGTCAGCGAGAACGGCGGGGGCTTCAGCTTCTCCCGTCTGCCATTTCTGCCGAAGTGA